In Gemmatimonadota bacterium, a single genomic region encodes these proteins:
- a CDS encoding PQQ-binding-like beta-propeller repeat protein — MCERRLATLPRLIGRSMALVLVLVGGTTLPAVAQDRGNPYGEWRYWGADQWSTRYSPLDQINADNFEELEVAWIWRGDNFGPAPDFIMRSTPIYADGLLYTVAGTRRTLVALDPATGETLWTFREPYTERWQGSPRKNYGRGVAYAEIDGRGVIYMVTPGFFLHALDAKTGEPLEGFGGQIPIDGFRETGTVDMLATLGHPYDVYSGIDPTRGSITTSSAPLVVDGVLVVGNSAHQGGRYSRIENVPGDVQAFDARTGEHLWTFHTIPRPGEFGNDTWEEGAWQWAGNVNAWPPLSADAELGIVYLPTDAPTNDYFGGFRPGDNLFGSSLIAVDLHTGERRWHFQMIHHDIWDWDNPVAPILVDLTVDGVEIPAVVQTTKQTFVYAFNRETGEPIWPIPETPVPPGDVPGEWYSPTQPIPSWPLGYELQGLSVDDLIDFTPELRAMAIEQVSDIKLGPIFTPWVHVGNADAYRATAQCPSATGGTNIIGGTVMDPETGIMYVASRKACTGGVLAAGSERDDGGPGGLGVTVVDWMSGGGGGFAAMDGLPIFKPPYGRITAIDMNTGEHLWWIPNGDTPERIANHPLLEGIDLPNTGYQGHSTALITRSLLMFAEGRGGRALWYAADKRTGERIGAVDLPAPSSTAPMTYLHEGVQYIVVPIAGNGIPGSLAALRLR, encoded by the coding sequence ATGTGCGAGAGGCGCCTGGCTACGCTGCCACGACTCATCGGTCGGAGCATGGCGTTGGTTCTGGTACTCGTCGGCGGCACTACGCTTCCGGCGGTGGCTCAGGACCGCGGCAACCCTTACGGCGAGTGGCGCTACTGGGGCGCCGACCAGTGGAGCACGAGGTACTCCCCCCTCGACCAGATCAACGCCGACAATTTCGAGGAGCTGGAGGTCGCGTGGATATGGCGTGGAGACAACTTCGGGCCGGCGCCCGACTTCATCATGCGCTCGACGCCGATCTACGCGGATGGCTTGCTGTACACGGTTGCCGGGACGCGGCGCACGTTGGTCGCCCTCGACCCGGCCACGGGTGAGACGCTTTGGACCTTCCGCGAACCGTACACGGAGCGCTGGCAGGGCTCACCCCGCAAGAACTATGGCCGAGGCGTCGCTTACGCCGAGATCGACGGACGGGGCGTGATCTACATGGTCACGCCTGGCTTTTTCCTGCACGCACTGGACGCCAAGACCGGGGAACCGCTGGAAGGCTTCGGAGGACAGATCCCGATCGACGGGTTCCGTGAGACCGGGACCGTCGACATGCTGGCGACCCTCGGGCATCCCTACGACGTGTACTCGGGGATCGACCCGACACGCGGGTCGATCACGACCTCATCGGCGCCGCTCGTAGTAGACGGGGTGCTCGTCGTCGGGAACTCGGCGCACCAAGGAGGTCGCTATTCGAGGATCGAGAACGTTCCGGGTGACGTCCAGGCTTTCGACGCCAGAACCGGCGAGCACCTGTGGACCTTCCATACTATTCCTCGGCCTGGTGAGTTCGGGAACGACACCTGGGAGGAGGGTGCGTGGCAGTGGGCCGGCAACGTGAATGCCTGGCCACCGCTGTCGGCTGACGCGGAACTCGGCATCGTCTACCTCCCCACGGACGCCCCCACGAATGACTACTTCGGCGGCTTCCGACCGGGCGACAACCTCTTCGGCAGCAGCCTGATCGCGGTGGACCTGCACACAGGCGAGAGACGGTGGCACTTCCAGATGATTCACCACGACATCTGGGACTGGGATAACCCGGTTGCTCCGATTCTCGTGGACCTTACGGTGGATGGTGTGGAGATCCCCGCCGTCGTGCAGACCACCAAGCAGACGTTCGTCTACGCCTTCAACCGTGAGACCGGAGAACCGATCTGGCCGATCCCGGAGACTCCCGTGCCGCCTGGCGACGTACCGGGAGAGTGGTACTCGCCCACGCAACCCATCCCGTCCTGGCCCCTCGGCTACGAGCTGCAGGGGCTCAGCGTGGACGATCTCATCGACTTCACGCCCGAGCTGCGCGCGATGGCGATCGAGCAGGTCAGCGACATCAAGCTGGGGCCGATCTTCACCCCGTGGGTGCACGTGGGGAACGCTGACGCCTACCGGGCCACCGCCCAGTGCCCGAGCGCGACCGGCGGCACGAATATCATAGGCGGAACCGTCATGGATCCGGAAACCGGGATCATGTATGTGGCCTCGCGGAAGGCATGCACCGGAGGCGTGCTCGCCGCAGGATCGGAGCGAGACGACGGAGGTCCTGGCGGTCTGGGCGTCACGGTCGTCGACTGGATGTCGGGTGGAGGCGGTGGCTTCGCCGCCATGGATGGCCTCCCGATCTTCAAGCCACCTTACGGTCGCATCACGGCGATCGACATGAACACCGGGGAGCACCTCTGGTGGATCCCGAACGGAGACACGCCGGAGAGGATCGCGAACCACCCGCTGCTCGAGGGCATCGATCTTCCCAACACCGGCTACCAAGGACACTCCACGGCACTCATCACGCGCAGTCTCCTGATGTTCGCCGAAGGACGGGGCGGACGGGCTCTCTGGTACGCGGCCGACAAGCGGACCGGAGAGAGGATCGGAGCCGTAGATCTCCCGGCGCCGTCGAGTACTGCACCCATGACCTATCTGCACGAGGGCGTGCAGTACATCGTGGTGCCCATCGCCGGAAATGGGATTCCGGGGTCGCTCGCTGCGCTGCGGCTACGGTAA